In a genomic window of Cytobacillus sp. FSL H8-0458:
- a CDS encoding TIGR02530 family flagellar biosynthesis protein — protein MDKLIFRPIHTQPVITPKGNAVQTSKQSKNTFSVHLQTALQTESPLIVSKHAKQRLQQRGIHISAERWGQIEEKVQEAKRMGVKESLVLLEDAALIVSAKNNTVITAMNRKEAQTQIFTNIDGTIILENN, from the coding sequence GTGGATAAACTTATTTTTCGTCCGATCCACACCCAGCCGGTAATAACACCAAAGGGTAATGCCGTTCAAACTTCAAAGCAATCAAAAAATACATTCTCTGTCCACCTCCAGACCGCCTTGCAGACTGAGTCTCCATTAATAGTCAGTAAGCATGCAAAACAGAGACTCCAGCAGAGAGGTATACATATAAGTGCAGAGCGGTGGGGGCAAATTGAAGAGAAAGTTCAGGAAGCCAAGCGAATGGGTGTTAAGGAATCACTGGTATTGCTTGAAGATGCTGCGCTTATAGTAAGTGCAAAGAATAATACAGTGATTACTGCGATGAATCGTAAAGAAGCTCAAACCCAAATATTCACAAATATCGATGGAACTATAATTCTGGAAAATAACTAG
- the flgD gene encoding flagellar hook assembly protein FlgD — translation MANTIDSSLMLSNYQSQTRKTGSDILGKDDFLKILMTQLQNQDPMNPMQDKDFIAQMATFSSLEQMTNMNKTMEKLLAFQEQNQLMTYNNFLGKNVIWHKLTESSEPNQEPNIVEGTGRVVSIQYKNNSAIFILDDGTELEPANISQLNE, via the coding sequence TTGGCAAACACAATCGATTCTTCCCTAATGCTATCAAACTACCAAAGCCAAACCCGAAAAACCGGCTCAGATATATTAGGCAAAGATGATTTCCTGAAGATTCTGATGACACAGCTGCAAAACCAGGATCCAATGAATCCGATGCAGGACAAGGACTTCATTGCGCAAATGGCAACCTTCTCGTCATTGGAGCAGATGACCAATATGAATAAGACGATGGAGAAGTTATTGGCTTTTCAGGAGCAGAACCAGCTGATGACATACAATAACTTTCTGGGAAAAAATGTAATCTGGCATAAATTAACCGAATCAAGTGAACCAAACCAGGAGCCAAATATAGTAGAAGGAACTGGAAGAGTAGTCTCTATCCAGTATAAGAATAATTCTGCAATATTTATTTTGGATGATGGAACGGAGCTTGAACCAGCAAATATTTCTCAACTAAATGAATAA
- a CDS encoding flagellar hook-length control protein FliK — MQIGGLGLIQSQYSSEDNLSLQDTGSTGFGSLFFALTGTAKPEAASLTSAADENNIEQLKEIIEFLRVSEITELENGSELLEKISFQNETDIIEIISEHLDLSQEELVQMLEGFIEQVLPEVKPKDVYPKEDIDAVNKIRLLISAISNFEQKEDINLHGKDLSGALKALKLYELLSAKQDFYTSKLNLKDFLNNVQVKIESLINNREGILQKVFTPLANELNSIKQQNNAAHEPAGQTAAKILHRAETGLQGFIQVQSFSKPEQMALLNPQGKTVSADQLMQQFENTLSRSSFLKTGGTQKLFIKLNPDHLGALRIELIQKDSAMIARILTSSGAAKEILDSHINGLKQAFSSQNIQIERIEVSQQMTQQDRSFNKDPQQQEQRQQQNKDDRNPQHEREFNSSFEEELLNTEA; from the coding sequence GTGCAAATCGGAGGATTAGGACTCATTCAGTCACAATATTCATCCGAAGATAATTTATCTCTGCAAGATACAGGCAGCACTGGTTTTGGAAGTCTTTTCTTCGCTTTAACCGGAACAGCCAAACCGGAAGCAGCAAGCTTAACTTCTGCGGCAGATGAGAATAATATCGAACAGTTAAAGGAGATAATTGAATTTCTTAGAGTAAGTGAGATCACTGAATTAGAAAACGGAAGCGAGCTGCTGGAGAAGATTTCCTTTCAAAATGAAACTGATATTATTGAAATCATTTCAGAGCACCTGGATCTTTCACAGGAAGAATTGGTGCAGATGCTTGAGGGTTTTATTGAACAGGTTTTGCCGGAAGTAAAGCCTAAGGATGTATATCCTAAAGAAGATATAGATGCAGTAAATAAAATACGTTTATTAATTTCAGCAATCTCCAATTTTGAGCAAAAAGAAGACATCAACTTGCATGGGAAAGATCTTAGCGGGGCATTAAAAGCTCTGAAATTGTATGAATTGCTGTCTGCGAAACAGGACTTTTACACTAGTAAACTAAACCTGAAAGATTTTCTGAATAATGTTCAAGTGAAAATTGAGAGTCTGATAAACAACAGAGAGGGTATTTTACAGAAGGTTTTTACCCCGCTTGCAAACGAATTAAACTCTATAAAACAACAAAATAATGCTGCTCATGAACCTGCGGGTCAGACTGCTGCTAAAATCTTACACAGAGCAGAAACTGGTTTACAGGGGTTTATTCAGGTTCAATCCTTTTCAAAACCTGAACAGATGGCTCTCCTGAATCCTCAGGGAAAGACAGTAAGTGCAGACCAGCTTATGCAGCAATTTGAAAACACATTATCAAGGAGCAGTTTCCTCAAAACGGGAGGGACACAAAAGTTATTTATCAAGCTGAACCCTGACCATCTTGGAGCGCTGCGAATAGAGCTTATTCAAAAGGACTCTGCAATGATTGCCAGGATACTTACTTCATCTGGAGCAGCTAAAGAAATTCTGGATTCACATATTAACGGATTGAAGCAGGCCTTTAGTTCACAAAACATCCAGATCGAGAGAATAGAAGTCTCTCAGCAAATGACGCAGCAGGATCGGTCCTTCAACAAAGATCCCCAGCAGCAGGAACAGAGGCAGCAGCAGAACAAGGATGATCGTAATCCTCAGCATGAGAGAGAATTTAACAGCTCTTTTGAAGAAGAACTTCTTAATACAGAAGCATAG
- a CDS encoding MotE family protein produces MERMSEEQEKPKTSRFQWFIYAFLIPILFGITVALLVFTITGNNIFETANEFSRKMPFLASVFDDADSRSQEVVEEQLIGLQAEVKDREARISQLESELDSKELEIERAGLEKQRLEEEISELTAIKEENKRAFKDIVKTYESISAKKAAPILTEMKDEEAVKILSNVNSDTLAAIMEKMNPEDAARYTALLTAAKEAGGLDDN; encoded by the coding sequence AAGAGAAACCAAAAACAAGCAGGTTTCAGTGGTTTATATATGCTTTCTTAATCCCAATCCTGTTTGGAATAACTGTAGCTCTGCTGGTTTTTACAATTACCGGAAATAACATTTTTGAAACTGCCAATGAATTTAGCCGGAAAATGCCATTTTTAGCTTCGGTTTTTGATGATGCGGATTCCCGTTCACAGGAAGTGGTGGAGGAGCAGCTCATCGGACTGCAGGCAGAAGTTAAAGATCGGGAAGCAAGAATATCTCAGCTGGAAAGCGAGCTTGACAGCAAAGAGCTGGAAATTGAAAGAGCAGGGCTGGAAAAGCAGAGGCTGGAGGAGGAAATCAGCGAGCTAACGGCTATAAAGGAAGAGAACAAGCGGGCATTTAAAGATATCGTTAAGACATATGAAAGCATTTCCGCTAAAAAAGCAGCACCCATTTTAACGGAGATGAAGGATGAAGAAGCAGTGAAAATCCTATCAAATGTTAATTCTGATACGCTGGCTGCCATCATGGAAAAGATGAATCCGGAAGATGCCGCACGATATACCGCACTCCTGACAGCTGCTAAAGAAGCAGGCGGATTGGATGATAATTAA